One window from the genome of Hippocampus zosterae strain Florida chromosome 7, ASM2543408v3, whole genome shotgun sequence encodes:
- the rpa3 gene encoding replication protein A 14 kDa subunit — protein MMSDNQGLPRPRINSSMLSRYISKPVCFVGRVEKVHPTGKSFTITDGEGQCVHVELNYPLAEELSGIVEVIGMVSNKGAIMATTFQCLPEEKGINFNLELYNEAVKIIHDFPEHYPFEVAPAESDLF, from the exons ATGATGTCTGATAACCAAGGTCTTCCAAGACCTCGAATTAATTCATCGATGCTGTCACGATATATAAGCAAACCCGTCTGTTTCGTCGGGCGTGTTGAGAAG GTACACCCAACTGGAAAATCTTTCACGATCACTGATGGAGAGGGACAATGTGTTCACGTTGAATTAAATTACCCC CTTGCAGAGGAGCTTTCTGGAATTGTAGAAGTCATTGGAATGGTGTCAAACAAAGGAGCTATCATGGCCACCACATTCCAATGTCTCCCAGAAGAGAAGGGCATTAACTTTA ACCTGGAACTCTACAATGAAGCTGTAAAGATCATCCATGACTTCCCCGAGCACTATCCTTTTGAAGTGGCTCCGGCTGAATCGGATTTATTTTAA
- the LOC127604982 gene encoding LOW QUALITY PROTEIN: major histocompatibility complex class I-related gene protein-like (The sequence of the model RefSeq protein was modified relative to this genomic sequence to represent the inferred CDS: substituted 2 bases at 2 genomic stop codons) encodes MLMFSHPILPSIVLSIFALVCRASSVSLLQKMPSSPVTCHATGFYPSASALFWRKDSEVIYEDVEMGETLPNHDGTFQTTAHLKVEVTAGVEGKYECVFQLAGIEEDIVTKLDRRIILSNARIQEEEVRKMTAIVVTLVILALVVAVVVAGFHPQIALHTLRYFITVSSQIANLPEYWEVAYVDGVQILQFDSKSRKTKAKLDWVNKIAAEDPDLLERELYNSINNEEVQXVFKVNLEILNERFNKTGGVHMMQXMNGCEWDDETGEVDVWNQHRYDGEDFISFEWKTMSWIAANPQAFITKNKWEQLDGLKEYWKRYVTEICLADLKTYVSNGRDFLMRTELPMVSLLQKTPSSPVTCFATGYYPLTSDLFWRKDGEQLYEDMEMGQTLRNHDGTFQTAAHLKVEAAPDAEAKYECVTLAGVEEAIVVKLDGKNILSNARDAEEQVKMVVAIAVTLGVLAQLAAGVAAVLAKRRRNRQGEGRQDLVCREDPKRTCATCGKKSVILKLSFSFLPAKYSAAPK; translated from the exons ATGCTAATGTTTTCTCATCCTATTTTGCCCTCAATTGTTCTCTCCATCTTTGCCTTGGTTTGCAGAGCTTCCTCAGTGTCTCTCCTCCAGAAGATGCCCTCCTCTCCCGTTACCTGCCACGCGACGGGTTTCTACCCCAGTGCGTCGGCCCTTTTTTGGAGGAAGGACAGCGAGGTGATCTACGAGGACGTGGAGATGGGGGAGACCCTCCCCAACCATGACGGAACCTTCCAGACCACAGCCCACCTGAAAGTGGAAGTGACGGCCGGCGTGGAGGGTAAGTATGAATGTGTGTTCCAGCTTGCCGGCATCGAGGAAGACATCGTCACCAAGCTGGACAGAAGAATCATCCTGAGCAACGCGCGTATCCAAG aagaagaagtcagGAAGATGACGGCCATCGTTGTCACGTTGGTGATCCTCGCtctggtggtggcggtggttgTTGCCGGGTTCCATCCCCAGATAG CGCTACATACGCTGCGTTATTTCATCACAGTGTCCTCTCAAATCGCAAATCTGCCAGAGTACTGGGAGGTCGCATATGTGGACGGCGTTCAGATTTTGCAGTTTGACAGCAAGAGCCGGAAAACGAAAGCCAAGCTGGACTGGGTGAACAAAATCGCAGCAGAGGATCCAGACTTGTTGGAGCGAGAGCTGTACAACAGTATCAACAATGAGGAGGT TCAATGAGTGTTCAAAGTCAACCTTGAAATCCTGAACGAGCGCTTCAACAAAACTGGAG GCGTTCACATGATGCAGTAGATGAACGGCTGTGAATGGGATGACGAGACTGGTGAGGTGGATGTTTGGAATCAGCACAGGTATGACGGAGAAGACTTCATCTCATTTGAGTGGAAAACGATGAGCTGGATCGCAGCCAATCCACAAGCGTTCATCACAAAGAACAAGTGGGAACAATTGGACGGCCTCAAAGAATACTGGAAGAGATACGTCACAGAGATTTGTCTTGCTGACTTGAAGACGTACGTGAGCAATGGGCGGGACTTCCTGATGAGAACAG AGCTTCCGATGGTGTCTCTCCTCCAGAAGACGCCTTCCTCTCCGGTCACCTGCTTCGCGACGGGTTACTACCCCCTCACATCGGATCTTTTCTGGAGGAAGGACGGCGAGCAGCTGTACGAGGACATGGAGATGGGCCAGACTCTCCGCAACCACGACGGAACCTTCCAGACCGCGGCCCACCTGAAAGTGGAGGCGGCGCCCGACGCGGAGGCCAAGTACGAATGTGTGACGCTGGCCGGCGTCGAGGAAGCCATCGTCGTTAAGTTGGACGGCAAAAACATCCTGAGCAACGCGCGTGACGCAG AAGAACAAGTCAAGATGGTGGTGGCCATCGCTGTCACGTTGGGGGTCCTGGCTCAGCtggcggcgggggtggcggcggTCCTTGCCAAGCGTCGCCGGAACAGACAAGGTGAGGGACGCCAAGATCTGGTCTGTCGGGAagatccaaagagaacttgcGCCACTTGTGGCAAAAAGTCCGTCATCCTAaaactttctttctctttccttcCAGCCAAATACTCTGCAGCGCCTaagtaa